Proteins from a genomic interval of Trichoderma breve strain T069 chromosome 2, whole genome shotgun sequence:
- a CDS encoding fungal zn(2)-Cys(6) binuclear cluster domain-containing protein — translation MVAHSLPSPPAEDNKSSTSTSPSTLSRKASGSSTKAIKANHRTSKRAGSNAASLHHHEQVTHGMDGRHKRVWKACERCRMKKTKCDGEFPCKRCKDDGLVCTAGVRKKMEYKQLPRGYAEVLENTQFALISTVHKLYQMVRTNQQWDLGEPELNDRGQPVIHNIAQKLGCIRPNSDIDLPVHSVFPENERDLKELAQQLHDHHNSTDAQNKDRDVEMERESPMPYRRTDRASSSELDHSDIEIDYRRAAFGSHNHPVTMSPQSYAGSTEFEFSQSGQPDLDATASLFASQSPSMNVFPDWAMKTSNDMAAMQFFQQSAMQDLSGMGPTLMEGGYETIKPQILSNSNHGVMMGINDPTLYNGYDIDLVPI, via the exons ATGGTTGCCCATAGCCTGCCCTCTCCTCCTGCGGAGGATAACAAATCATCCACTTCCACATCACCTTCCACACTATCCAGAAAAGCCAGTGGCTCAAGTACAAAGGCTATCAAGGCCAACCACCGAACGTCTAAGCGTGCCGGATCCAATGCGGCTTCTCTGCACCACCACGAGCAAGTTACACACGGCATGGATGGAAGACATAAGCGCGTCTGGAAGGCCTGTGAGAGGTGtcgaatgaagaagacaaag TGCGACGGTGAATTCCCTTGTAAGAGATGTAAGGATGACGGCCTTGTCTGCACGGCTGGCGTtcgcaagaagatggagtaCAAGCAGCTGCCTCGAGG ATACGCAGAGGTTCTCGAAAACACCCAGTTCGCCCTCATCTCCACCGTCCACAAGCTTTACCAGATGGTCAGGACCAACCAGCAGTGGGACCTTGGCGAGCCCGAGCTCAACGACCGTGGCCAGCCCGTGATCCACAACATTGCCCAGAAGCTGGGCTGCATCCGACCCAACAGCGACATCGACCTGCCCGTCCACTCCGTCTTCCCCGAGAACGAGCGTGACCTGAAGGAGCtcgcccagcagctgcacgaCCACCACAACAGCACCGATGCGCAGAACAAGGACCGCGACGTCGAGATGGAGCGCGAGTCTCCCATGCCTTACAGACGCACCGACCgtgcctcctcctcggagCTGGACCACTCCGATATCGAGATCGACTACCGACGAGCCGCCTTTGGCAGCCACAACCACCCGGTCACCATGTCGCCGCAGAGCTACGCGGGCAGCACCGAATTCGAGTTTAGCCAATCTGGACAACCTGACCTCGACGCCACCGCCTCGCTCTTCGCCTCGCAGTCCCCCTCGATGAACGTGTTCCCCGACTGGGCCATGAAGACGTCCAACGACATGGCGGCGATGCAGTTCTTCCAGCAGAGCGCGATGCAGGACCTCAGCGGCATGGGACCTACCCTGATGGAGGGCGGCTACGAGACGATCAAGCCTCAGATTCTTTCAAATTCCAATCACGGCGTCATGATGGGCATCAACGACCCGACTCTGTATAACGGCTACGATATCGACCTGGTCCCGATATAA